Below is a window of Rhipicephalus sanguineus isolate Rsan-2018 chromosome 9, BIME_Rsan_1.4, whole genome shotgun sequence DNA.
GAAGCATTAGATTAGACCCCATACTGTCGTACGTCAGGCAAGGAGTCACACTCCCTACGCCAAACCACGTGAACTGCGTAACGAGCGAGTGGTTGAAACCTACCAACCAATTGCAAAAGGCTGAGAtatgtttcatcatcatcagccacagcatgaacTAAGTGTGCAGCTGTTCCCGTGACCTCTAAAGTTCCGATCATGATAATTATGAGGATGATTATTACTATGATGATAAGATAGCCACATCGGACGGCTTTTGCCGCCGTTAAATCGTCTTAGACGGATGCGTAAGGGATGCCGTTCTTTCGCTGACGGGTGTCAATGCATAGTGGCGAGTGATTCAGTACATTAGTATGCGCGAACGGAGTTCCAAGTATGAGAATATGGTTGCTGTATGCGCCGAGAAAAGTGGCGGGGTCGTTTTTATATAAAGCCTAGTATCGGTCTTCAAGAATTTTAGGAGAAATCCGAGAAGATTTATTCGGATATCCCGCACGGTGATGGAGGCCGATAATCCCATCCCTTCCTCGGTGCACTAGCTACCTTTCCGAAACAATAATCTTGCACGGTCTCTAATGCATTTGCCTTAGACGGCACGAAGGCTGAAGCCATGTTCTTTTGCCCCACAGTCGCTTGTATTGATCCTTCCCACCGCCCgtgaagccttctgcacctcacatgacttgcgccgcacataTGCTCTATATGCTGGTTCTTGGGTACTTATATGTATAGTTCCTTTCAAAAATAagcagttgagagttagcgctcgtgctGTCTCTATGttccttgtccttgtcttttgagcgcgctaaaaaagtttaaatatggatacataccaggcacgtagccaggattttttttcggagggggggggggggcaaggcctaataagaatttccatggcaaaaataaaacaaaagttgcctgggaatatagaaggccgggcGAATTTCGAGGGAAggggggggccccccccccccccccccccgccaccccttgcctacgtgcctgcgccACAGTCAAGCATGCATACTCTGAACTTCTCTACGGGAGAGTGGTAAGCCGGTTctaaaaaaacagcgcaatataCTTCTCAGTACGGGTTGTGTGTGTTTAGAAAGAAACGGAGACGATTTAAGTACACGTCTGTTTAGAAAAAACGTAAAATATTCACAGCAATTTAATATTGCACTTTATGACGGGAGAGCTGTGTGTAGCCGTCCCGGTAAATGAAAGACGatggggcagaaaaaaaaaaaagaacagtagctAAGATCATTAAAAGTGTGTCTTGAGGGGAGTGCGttgtattgaagaaaaaaaaatccacgcatgtATCTTCTAAGTGACGCGTAAGCTCACAGAAATCGTTCGCCTCTTCGCCAAAACTAGCAATAATGCTCTTGAAAGGATACAGAGAAGAGCCGTGCGTTTCATTTTTTCTCAATACGGCCGAAATGACTCTGTAACTGACCTTTTACGTTCTAGCGGACTTCAAACGCTTCAAACGAGGCCAAGAATATCACGACTGAAGTTCCTTCACTGCTTATTAAATCGTAAATTTTATGGAGATCCCAGACCTTACATAACCTTTTCTGAAACCATGGAAACCCGTCGTTCCCACTCCCTCACTCTCTCCCCTTAAGTTGCCAGGACTAacctcttaaatttttttttctctaactaTTGAGGAATGCAACCTCATACATCTCCATCATGTGAACTCGGCTGAATCAATTCAGAATAACGCTCTGACTATTTCCAAAGCAACATTTTCATTTTTAACGGCGAAACTGTTCCAGCTCGGTGTAAAATGCCGTGACCCATATTATCAACATCATGAACCGGCcggtacgcgctctcttcattctcttcgtcttctgcttcgctgccagaatACATGCGCCGCTTCGTCCGGCAAGGGGGAAGCACAAAACCAAGGAgaaatgtgagggtgagaaggagggcgaagaaatgaagagagaaagaaacagggagccagaaagaaagaaagatatgaaagaaagagaaaatcttggcgaaaagaAAAATTCCTCGTgaggcggtgggattcgaacccgcctacccacgatccgaagccgAGCGTCTTAATCactagagagaaacagagagagagggaaacgaagatataggaaagaaagagaaagaaatagaaaggaaaaaagagagagagaaagaaatggaaataaatagagatgaaaaagacagaaaaactgagagaaagagaaaaagaaagacggggagaaagaaagagatacaaagaaggccgcccagcccTATAGAGTAATatagagaaatatagaaataggttgcccagcgagcggcgacgggcccgtgcttcgctgtgccaagctttacAGAACTTAATGCAAActtccttatcttttttttttttcatttctgtgcTAGTTGTTGCTTACTTTCCTTCGTTTCAGATTTTCAATTGTGCCTTGTACGTGTATACCTTGctcctcctgcttgggccacgtGGCCTGCAGTGTGATGTAAATAAAAAcatggaatgtcgctggagccagcctTTCCACAAGTGGACTTTCAAGTTCGTCAAGGCAAGTGGACTTTCACTAGTGGCCATTTTTCTACCAGTCGGCTTTCATTCGTCAAGGCAGCAGCGCTGCCCTGCCTTGACGAAGTTGAAACGTCGACGTCCCCTATTCAACGATTCCTCATCATTTCAACATTTCATCATCATTTCAAGTCTCCGTCTTCCACTGAACTTTCGTCCTTTTTTGGCGTATAAGCgtagttttactgcaggaaactCCGTGGTTGCGTCCTTCCCTGAAACGTTGTTGTCGGGCGACATCGGCACGTCGTCTCTCATCTATCGAGCGTTCGCCGGAGTCCGGAACGGCCCCGCGGAAGGCGCATGCTTGGCATCACGTTTTCCCGAAGGTACaattttcctgatgtgtgcaatcgtccatgtcggctttacagcCCAGGCGGGCGCAcctgaaaaagggggggggggtgctccccAAATCATCTAAAGGGAGCGCCAATTTTGCCccatacccataggcgtgcgcaggcttccccatcaggggggggggggcaaaggttcatcgcagcacccccccctcccaccctactaagtcaatgtatggggcagatttgcgcccccctcttaggtgactatagaagggtcaatgtacggggcagattttgcgcccccccccctcttgggtgattagggaggggcgcccccctgcccccccccccccctgtgcacacgcctatgcccaTACCTTTACCGAGTCTGATTCttattttagcagcgaagctgttcttagtcctTGCTTCCCCGTCCGTTGGCGTAGCGCTGGTCACGGGGTCTTGCAGCGTGGCGAGAGTGGGACTCGGTAGGAGAGAAAGGGCTGCGCTGCGCCAAAATGGGCGAGGGCGAGGCTCGGTGGAAAGGGTGGACCAATGAGAGACGCACAAATACAAATATGGGTGAGGATGAGCCTGACGAAGGGGGGcatcagtttcgctgtttcgacagcgttcgcgaagtggagctggctacTTCTTCTGTGTATAATCGCACAACATCGTTCTTGTGCTGCTGTTTTGTATTTTGTATTTTGCTATATGTTGTATATACACTTCTGTTCTCAGTATTCACTGTGCTGTTTGTACTATGCTGCTTGTATATTTGCTTTCAGTGTTGTAAACACTGAAAGAGCCTTCGGATGGCGACGGGGCAGGATCAgtttactgagaagaaaaagaagatggctttcgccttccagttgtctgaggcgaatgcataaggcaccccatgggcgtaggcaggggggggggggtgcaaaaggggcacttgcccccctcaagccacaccggcacttgccccccacccaagctatgccagctctctctctccccccccccctccccaaggcgcgatgcaacacgggtttgcaccccccaaggcaaaactctgccgacacccatgaggggaccctgtgagttagtTCGCGGCTTTGATATGCCAACACTTTGTTTCGATCTGAAAGTATCCATCGTGAACTAGGCAGACCACCAAGAAGCGGGAGGCGTGGACACCACTGAATTCCTTGAAGATCCTGGACGGCCATCTTATCTTGCAATACCAAACAATATTACCAAAACTGCTTGGCCATTGTAGCCCTTGTGCGATAGGAGCCCATTAGTAATAACATATGTAAAcattaacaataataaaaagagaTGCTCAAGTACTTGCCGGGCCTCTCACAGCATTGGCACTTTGGGTACTTGCCTGTAGTGTTCTGGAGTGATGGCACACAATACGTGTGACAGACGACTGTCGACACTTGCCAACACACAACCAAAGTATTGGATATAGCTGCAGCTCGGCGTTTCCGGTTCGTTCCATTTGAGTAGgtatgggcgaatattcgggcgcttCGAATATCctaacgaatattacagtattcaaatttgcTTTGACACGAATTTAGAtaattcgaaatgaacgaatatatttATATTTGAGCGCATGTAACATCTCTGTAAAGGTAATTTTACTGCAGCGTGgcggtgctatgccgtgaaaccacccaaccaggggaaatccgcactgccgcgaagccacacttcaaggttaaatgtacaatTACCTGCTCTTGAATTAATTATATTGTAAGTTTAAAAGCGTTTTATACGGCCTTATATGCGCTTAGTAatttttaaaacgtaacgtattgtACCAGTTATAATATGCACCCTACTGCTATGCAAACCTTGCCACTATTCAATCTTccttccacttcacttcgaaccaaaaaagtgacattcacacatgcctagttccaatccttaaaaatattgtgcaagttagttggtcatgacaaaaatgctcatttttcttaatatgtGATATATGCTATTCAAACTATCTGACtgaatcactattcgcttcaaacctcAAACTTACTGTTTGCCCATGCCTACATTTGAGCCAGCGTTGGCGCACACATGCACAACACATTGTTGAATCTCCACGCATACACATGAAAAGACGAGCATTATCTGTCTAGCAGCACTCGTCTCTCCTTTCGTTCCTTCTGTCCCTGCATCTTTATACGCTGCAATTCACCCACATGTTGCAACAATGTTGAAATTAGGGCCAGTTGGAACATATTTCAAGGTGAAAAACCATGGCTATAAAACACAACAAGCGAAGAAGAAGGAAGCTGCTTATCCAGCTTCGTgccgtttccttctttttttgtgtccacTGTATTTATAACTGGTTTTTCATCTTGACCCATATGTTGCGTCAACACCTCCCAGACCGCTCCATTACCTATGCTCAGCAGAAACACCAATGTGCTTGCACAAGATGCTCGTGTCGGCAGCGAAAGGCAGAATGCTGCCCCGCTCCTATTTGCTCAGCCACTTGGGTGCATAGCACAACAGTGCACCCCCCTTGGATTCTTTGTTTCGTGGTAAAATGTACTTGATGCCCCAGGAAAAAAATCTTATAATGCACTTATGAAGCCAGTCAGTAACTTCCTTGCCTCTTTACAGGGGCTCTGTAATACCCTTCCAAGTTATCATAGAATTATCTTACTGGTGAACTCCACTGCCTCGTGAATCTCATGCCACAAAAATTTCGCGAATCAGTCCAGTATAAGCGGAGTTATCCCATGAGCGTTAGCTCTTTCTCCTTTAGTCAACACAAGTGTGCTGCAACCTACATGAGGGTGTATGGCAAGGGAATGCTACAACAAGTCGCATTGGCATTGTTCTCAGAGGGTGAGTGCCCCCAAAACAAGCCTGGCCAGAAGCGTTCAGTATATCACAATGTTTCATTTCCCACTCAAaaatcccgtttttttttttttctttgttaccagACAAGAAGAGGTTTCATTTCATTATGAGGCAGCCATGCAAAATTATACAAAAAGCATATTTATTGGCAGCCCACTAAGTTAGAGGACGGCCGACAACTTCTTCAGATCCTTTAAGAGCCCGTCATCTGTTCCTTTTCACCGATATAGCATGCACTACAGAAGAGCAAGGCTTGTTGTAAACATTGGTGAAATGGGCAATACAGAAGAATGAAAAATGTTAATGGAGGGTCTATTTGGAGAAAGCTCCGTTTGTGCAATTGTATTCACATTTTAAGCCAAGCCTTGCtgaacaccagccaacacaagcctcgcgaATACATGTACCTACTGGTACTCCCGTGATGGTACAGcaattgttaaagggacactaaagagaaaaacgatgtttctcacattagtaaattTCTGTTTCACAATTCTGAAATCACCACGCCTGCTGTGAAAAGACatttggtaagtgagaaaatgcgcaaaaagaaaacgcaggtgGCGACTTCATCTTGAAATTCCCACATCTAACGCGTTgtcatcatagattttgacgccGTGTACTAGGCCCTTAGTAGTttataatcagtaaaaatgaagtacaatgTCCTCCACAGGGGCCATAGACCAtactaagtttcaggaaatttcgttgagccagtgtcaCCAAAATAAGaataatacactttgaaatccatgacgtcatgtgcagagatttcagtgcgaaatttaataatgaaaccttgaccttgactttctcctctatgaataaacctgtgatggtgaaattaacattagagttctcagaacaCAATCTATCAATCTAAATCAGTTCATTGTTtgacttcagtgtccctttaagaagctcTCATTGCCACAGGTGACAGACTTACCCCAAGGCACTATTGTATCGTAAGTCCTTCATTCTAGTCCTTGTTTCCTGCATTTTCCAGATTAATTACAGAATACCAATTCGATCAGTATTTCAATACTTCTCAGCAGTGCTGTAGAAAACCATGTTCCTACAGCCATCTGTCTAAATCAGCCCCTGCGTCCCAACAGCGGCAGCAGTACCACAGTGCAAAGGCACTACGGTTAGTCTGAACCACGTGCGCCTCTTTTTATTTTAATGCCAACCAAGGTCACAGGACAAAGGAGTGTTTTGCTGACTTAAAATGGCAACAACTAACACAAATCAAATCTGTGCTTGAAAGCAGGTTGGCCCAGGCAACTTTCACAGTTCTAATCCAGTCACACCGGAACTTtcctatacatggcttgcacgtgacgtcacagacaggttctctgcgcttgttcacaaacatggcggccacgtgacttttttatctcattacagtgtcatttcagcgcattcttttgtgctttccccgctttcttctgttcgccagccgcgccgaGGGGGAAACACAAAGGATTGGAGGGGGCATCGGAACTAATCTGTTTCTTGCTCCGTGCcttcgagcaagagttcaccctgcaTCTCAACCTGTTTGGTCACAAAGATGGCGgtcacagtgacgtcaatgcaagctatgtatagggATGAAATTTCTTGATTGTGACTGGCTTCAGTACACCaactgcacaagaaaaaaaaaattttaatggAGAAATATGATCTTGATCACGCAAAGTCCTGAACGAGAAGAGTGACACTGTGCGACTGGAGAATGGACGAAGCGTATTTATAGAGTAGTGCACCGGCATCACACGATATGACAAACAGTATTTCCCAACGAACAGAGCACAGGACAGCCATAGGAAAAATGGGAAGAGATCATTATTTTTCCGCAAGAAGTACCTTCTCACGCTTAAGTCACACCCCGCCCAGATCGAAAAAATTGAAAACGATAGGTAAAGGACAACGTGACATCAAACACAGGGAGGGAAAGCGACAAGACGGGTGCCCCTTGTGGGCGAGTCCATGAACAGTGCTCGTCTTGTGGTGCTGTCCTCTACCTATGGAACCATAACAGCTAGCCCAACTTTAAGTGAGGACTGTTCAGTACTTTTTAACGTCCCAGCGAGCGAGCACAATCTTGAGAAGCCTGTTCGGTGGCAGCTGTCGCAGCGTCTGAAACATGGCGTCCAGATTTCCGTGGACGCACTTGGATGCGAACGCGGCCTGCAACACTTGACCGAGCCTGTTCAGGGCCAGTTGGGCCCCGTGAGGCGAGGCCGTGGCTAGGCCTCGCTTCAGGGTCTCGGCCACTTGCACGACGTAGTGACTGGGCAGGAAGGGAAACACTATGGGGGCACGCGGAGTCACCTGACCCGCGCGGATGAGCATCTCGAGCAACGCGTAGTGGAGGTAGGAATAAAGTTCGGCGTCTTCGGGACGGGAGTCCGCCTTGCCCAGAGGCGCCAAGACGCACCAAGCGACTAGACCGGGGATGAAAGTCTGCAAACACTGGGTGTACAGGTGCGGTGGAATGGCCTCCATGGGTGTGAAGCAGAGCTAGAGGCTGGGCGCGCACCCAGGAGGCGAGGAGGTCCACCACTTCGCGGGAAGGGTTGGTGGGAGTCATGTGAGTCAGCGAGGTGGCGAGGCTGGCGCAGAACAGTGGAGAGATGGTTGCCAGATCCTTGAGCATCTCGGCCGAACTAGGGATTAGGCTTAGGTAGTCGCCCACCACGTGGCGCACTATGTGCAGCGACGGCTCCGAGGTGCAGCCGCACACGTGCATCCAGAAGCCGACGCAGTTCAACACGTTGTGGTTCTTGAGAGCGATGGAGAGAGAGAcgaggcgggagaggaggggaACGCGTGACTCCATCACGCTCGCGTCTGCCGACGGGAACAGGATGAAGAACACCTTCTGGCACATGTCCGACTTGGCGCTATGGAAGGTGCTCGCGATTATCTCGATGATCTGTAGCTCGCGGATGGCGGACAGCTtgcgcgcgcgcggccgccgcTGAGACGAAGCCTGCGGCGTCATTCGTCGTTGCTCGTAGTCCTGGAAGACAAACTCCTCCGCGATCTCCTTGGCTACGTGAGCGTACGCCGGACTGCGGCCCTCGTTGGCCAGCAGCTTTTGAATCTGGTTCAGCGCATCGACGACAACTTTTGGAAACTCGATCTTGCGTAACGAAACTCGAACGTCCGTCATCGTGTAGGCTATCTCGACGTCGAAGCAGTACAAGATGGCGCTTGTAATCAAGCCCCTAACCCATGCGCTGTACTTTCTTCCCACACTGGAAGAAAACGCGGCCAAACACAGCACTCACAACCGACGGGCAGCTCTCGTACACTAAACTTCTTCAAAACTAGTCACTATCTACGCGAACAAAACAGCCCATCACTCGGATATCGCCATGTTGTTTTGATATCATGGTTGCCACGGGCTGCTGTTGCTTGAGCCAAGGTGGGCGGCACACTTTAGAGCGTTCCCACAGACCTCTATGAGGTAGCTCCATATTATCGGAAGTTTATCCTAAAACTCTACTCGATGTCAACCGGCGAGCAGCAGCAAGCTACTCAGTCATGTGTTGTTTAAACAAGTTACATTACGCCATTAAGAAATAAAAGCTCGCAGTAGGGCAAAAGTATGGCCTTCAAGATGTTAAAATGACGCGCTTCGCCTGCAACATAATATTAAAGGCCACAATAACGCTGATACACGGTGACGCCTTTATCAGCCCCT
It encodes the following:
- the LOC119405284 gene encoding LOW QUALITY PROTEIN: integrator complex subunit 15-like (The sequence of the model RefSeq protein was modified relative to this genomic sequence to represent the inferred CDS: deleted 1 base in 1 codon), yielding MTDVRVSLRKIEFPKVVVDALNQIQKLLANEGRSPAYAHVAKEIAEEFVFQDYEQRRMTPQASSQRRPRARKLSAIRELQIIEIIASTFHSAKSDMCQKVFFILFPSADASVMESRVPLLSRLVSLSIALKNHNVLNCVGFWMHVCGCTSEPSLHIVRHVVGDYLSLIPSSAEMLKDLATISPLFCASLATSLTHMTPTNPSREVVDLLASWVRAQPLLCFTPMEAIPPHLYTQCLQTFIPGLVAWCVLAPLGKADSRPEDAELYSYLHYALLEMLIRAGQVTPRAPIVFPFLPSHYVVQVAETLKRGLATASPHGAQLALNRLGQVLQAAFASKCVHGNLDAMFQTLRQLPPNRLLKIVLARWDVKKY